The following are from one region of the Salvia hispanica cultivar TCC Black 2014 chromosome 1, UniMelb_Shisp_WGS_1.0, whole genome shotgun sequence genome:
- the LOC125207299 gene encoding receptor-like protein 7 produces the protein MLSNLMLFICFLISSSFFTAHSYNNKCLRHQEILLLQLKHELIFNSSLSTKLVRWNESDVCCKWHGVECDASGYVISLQLDDEAIFGGIGDSSSLFRFKNLQKLNLADNHLNYTVPIPRGIDNLTYLTHLNLSYAGFGGQVPFEISSLTRLSSLDISNNPVFLDYSILEMLVLNLTELRELHLDRVIIASLHERKSWVNITLSHLPNLTSLSLVSCGLYGPLPNSFWQLRSLSILRLDWNDLSAVSLHDLITNCPSLTTLTLSYCKLNGSIPSTFANLTKLIHVDLSNNYLTGSLPSTFFEGLSNLVHLDLRYNSFFGNIPRSLFALSSLFELDLRNNRFSGPFQLDNFQSLPNLTLLGLSSNSLSVDVGNVNSSSYGCRQLKELYLNSCNLSSFPDFIKHLDLERLDLSNNSIAGETPSWIWGTRLSVLDISFNLLTYLQKPYYIPPSLETLYLHSNLLRDESHLPIPVESQLRYLFLANNSLSGSIPTSICNATRLVELYLYSNRLSGSIPTCLCNATQLSYLDLSGNKLSGSIPACLLRNLTDVNLSRNNISGNIPLFPLEKISLLDLSQNNINGIIPDIFPTDCELFYLDLNNNTLQGKIPKSLEHCKQLLYMNVGNNMMNDTFPCILSSTLRVLVLHSNRFHGDLSCHNSCPYLQILDVSSNNFSGSLESINFSSWTTMMLSSDEKFRIDFLSFGMTLMVKGQTMDLYRIFADFSTIDLSSNSFYGKLPNAIGDLTSLRQLNFSHNALNGSIPKSFGRLSDLESLDLSLNQLAGQIPEELGGLTFLSKLNLSYNKFVGAIPKGRQIQTFSADSFEGNPGLCGFPLDISCSNNTNVSLPTGYDENGEEKKEIEWEYVCAAVGYVVGVGSIVWLLLFCRSFREKYFGKIEEVVEDMFIARDMRRRRARRAAARNQS, from the coding sequence ATGCTTTCAAACTTGATGTTGTTCATTTGTTTCCTAATTTCGTCCTCTTTTTTCACTGCCCATTCTTATAACAACAAATGCCTTCGTCATCAGGAGATCTTGTTGCTTCAACTAAAGCATGAGTtgatcttcaattcttctctttCGACAAAGCTGGTGCGATGGAATGAAAGTGATGTGTGCTGCAAGTGGCACGGTGTGGAATGTGATGCTTCTGGCTATGTCATTAGTTTGCAGCTTGATGATGAGGCCATTTTCGGCGGAATTGGGGATTCGTCGAGTCTCTTCAGATTTAAAAATCTGCAGAAGCTTAACCTTGCCGACAATCACTTAAACTATACTGTTCCCATTCCAAGAGGTATTGACAACCTTACCTATTTGACACATTTGAATTTGTCATATGCGGGTTTTGGTGGGCAGGTTCCTTTTGAAATTTCATCCCTAACGAGACTATCTAGTCTCGATATCTCCAACAATCCAGTATTTCTTgattattctattttggagATGCTGGTCCTAAATCTAACAGAGCTTAGAGAGCTCCATCTTGATCGTGTCATTATCGCTTCCTTGCATGAAAGGAAAAGTTGGGTCAATATTACATTATCACATTTACCCAACCTCACCTCTTTGAGCTTGGTTAGTTGTGGTCTTTATGGCCCTTTGCCTAATTCCTTTTGGCAACTTCGCTCCCTTTCTATTCTTCGACTAGATTGGAACGATCTTTCAGCGGTATCACTCCATGACTTGATCACCAATTGTCCAAGTCTGACCACCTTGACTCTTAGTTACTGCAAATTGAATGGTTCTATTCCATCCACCTTTGCTAACCTAACAAAGCTGATTCATGTTGATCTGTCAAATAACTACTTGACAGGTTCGCTTCCTTCTACATTCTTTGAAGGTCTTTCCAATCTCGTTCATCTCGATTTGAGGTACAATTCATTCTTTGGTAACATTCCCCGCTCTCTTTTTGCCCTCTCTTCATTGTTTGAACTTGATCTTAGAAACAACCGATTTAGTGGCCCTTTTCAACTCGACAACTTTCAAAGCCTTCCCAATCTCACATTGCTCGGTCTATCTAGCAATAGCTTGTCAGTAGATGTTGGAAACGTCAATTCAAGTTCATATGGATGTCGCCAATTAAAAGAATTATACCTAAATTCATGTAACTTGTCCAGTTTTCCTGATTTTATCAAACATTTGGATCTAGAAAGACTGGATCTCTCAAACAATAGTATTGCAGGGGAAACACCTAGTTGGATTTGGGGAACACGTCTTTCGGTTTTGGATATCTCCTTTAATCTTCTAACATATCTGCAAAAGCCATATTATATCCCTCCTTCTCTTGAAACCCTATACTTGCACTCTAACCTTCTTAGGGATGAGTCGCATCTGCCAATTCCAGTTGAATCTCAACTCAGGTACTTGTTTCTTGCTAATAACAGTTTAAGTGGATCAATTCCAACCTCCATCTGTAATGCCACACGACTGGTTGAACTTTACTTGTATAGTAACAGATTGAGTGGATCAATTCCAACCTGCCTCTGCAATGCCACACAACTCAGTTATCTTGACTTATCTGGAAACAAATTAAGTGGCAGCATACCCGCTTGCCTACTTAGAAACCTCACGGATGTCAATTTGAGTCGTAACAACATCAGCGGCAACATACCCCTTTTCCCACTTGAAAAGATTAGCTTGCTCGATCTGAGTCAAAACAACATCAACGGTATCATTCCAGATATTTTTCCTACGGATTGTGAGCTATTTTATTTGGATCTTAACAATAATACTTTACAAGGGAAGATCCCAAAGTCCCTTGAACACTGCAAGCAGTTATTGTACATGAATGTTGGGAACAACATGATGAACGACACTTTCCCATGCATACTATCATCGACCTTGCGTGTTCTTGTTTTGCACTCCAATAGATTCCATGGGGATTTAAGTTGTCACAATAGTTGTCCATATCTCCAAATTCTAGATGTATCTTCGAATAATTTTAGTGGAAGCCTGGAATCAATCAACTTCTCTAGTTGGACGACTATGATGTTATCGAGTGATGAAAAGTTCCGTATCGACTTTCTGAGCTTTGGAATGACACTAATGGTGAAAGGGCAAACTATGGATCTTTACAGAATTTTTGCAGACTTTAGTACCATTGATTTGTCTTCCAATAGTTTCTACGGAAAGTTACCAAATGCAATTGGTGATCTTACCTCACTTCGACAACTTAACTTCTCCCACAATGCCCTTAATGGAAGCATCCCAAAATCATTTGGTAGGTTGAGTGATCTCGAATCACTCGACCTCTCTTTAAACCAACTAGCAGGGCAGATCCCGGAGGAGCTTGGAGGGCTCACATTCCTTTCGAAATTGAATCTCTCCTACAATAAGTTTGTTGGAGCGATCCCAAAAGGGCGGCAAATTCAAACATTCTCAGCTGATTCATTTGAAGGAAATCCAGGGCTATGTGGTTTCCCTCTCGACATAAGCTGCAGTAATAATACTAATGTATCACTGCCAACTGGATATGATGAAAATGGGGAAGAGAAGAAGGAGATAGAGTGGGAATACGTGTGTGCTGCAGTTGGATATGTTGTGGGAGTAGGAAGCATCGTGTGGCTGCTTCTATTCTGTCGAAGCTTCAGAGAGAAATACTTTGGGAAAATAGAAGAGGTTGTTGAAGACATGTTCATTGCAAGAGACATGAGAAGAAGGCGTGCAAGAAGAGCAGCGGCAAGGAATCAGTCATGA
- the LOC125189811 gene encoding receptor-like protein 35, giving the protein MLSNFLFFICILTSSFIFTAHSYNNKCLLHQEILLLQLKDELIFKPYRSTKLVRWKESVECCLWPGVECDASSYVVSLQLDGEAISGGIGNSSSLFKFKYLQKLNLAYNDISLTLPIPKGIGNLTYLTHLNLSESGFGGQVPFEISFLKRLVILDISNGYTLRLEHPNLEMLVQNLTELRKLYLDYVYISSLHERKNWGHIISSRLPNLTSLSMSNCNLCGPFPKSFRQLHSLSVLQLDYNDFSGVSLHDLVPKFPSLTTLTLSRCKMKGSIPSSIANLTKLIRVDLFFNFLTGSLPSTLFESFSDLVHLDLRHNSFFGNVPQSLFALPSLLELDLSYNHFNGTFQLDNFQSLPNLTLLSLSWNSLSVYTDNINSEYIWRSPIKCGNSEFM; this is encoded by the coding sequence ATGCTTTCAAACTTCTTGTTCTTCATTTGTATACTAACTTCGTCTTTCATTTTCACTGCTCATTCTTATAATAACAAATGCCTTCTTCATCAGGAAATCTTGTTGCTTCAGCTCAAGGATGAGTTGATCTTCAAGCCTTATCGCTCAACAAAACTGGTGCGATGGAAAGAAAGTGTTGAGTGCTGCTTGTGGCCTGGTGTGGAATGTGATGCTTCTAGCTACGTTGTTAGTTTGCAGCTTGATGGTGAGGCCATTTCTGGTGGAATTGGGAATTCGTCGAGTctcttcaaatttaaatatctgcAGAAGCTTAACCTCGCCTACAATGACATCTCCTTGACTCTTCCCATCCCAAAAGGTATCGGCAATCTGACCTATTTGACACACTTGAATTTGTCAGAATCTGGTTTTGGTGGACAGGTACCCTTTGAAATATCATTCTTGAAGAGATTGGTTATTCTCGATATCTCCAACGGGTATACTCTAAGACTTGAGCACCCAAATTTGGAGATGCTTGTCCAAAACCTAACAGAGCTTAGAAAGCTCTATCTTGATTATGTCTATATTTCTTCCTTGCATGAAAGGAAAAATTGGGGTCATATTATATCATCACGTTTACCCAACCTCACCTCTTTGAGCATGTCTAATTGTAATCTGTGTGGCCCTTTTCCTAAATCCTTTCGGCAGCTTCATTCCCTTTCCGTTCTTCAACTAGATTATAATGATTTTTCAGGGGTATCACTCCATGACTTGGTTCCCAAGTTTCCAAGTCTGACCACCTTGACTCTTTCTAGATGCAAAATGAAGGGTTCTATTCCATCGAGCATTGCTAACCTAACCAAGCTGATTCGTGTCGATTTGTTTTTTAACTTCTTGACAGGCTCACTTCCTTCTACATTGTTTGAAAGTTTTTCCGATCTTGTTCATCTTGATTTGAGGCATAATTCGTTCTTTGGTAATGTTCCCCAATCTCTTTTTGCTCTCCCTTCATTGTTGGAACTTGATCTTAGTTACAACCATTTTAATGGAACTTTTCAACTCGACAACTTTCAAAGCCTTCCCAATCTCACATTGCTTTCTCTATCCTGGAATAGCTTGTCAGTTTATACTGACAACATTAATTCTGAGTACATATGGAGGTCTCCGATTAAATGTGGTAACTCTGAATTCATGTAA